From the Planctomycetota bacterium genome, the window CGTACGTCGACAGCCGCGGCGCCCGGGCGATCAAGGTCGATCGGCTGCTGGAGCAGCTCAAGCGCCTGAGCTGCACGGAGTATCTGGACCTGTCGCGGATGCAGTTCCCGATGGCGGACCGCGCGGGGGCCGAGCAGATGCTCGCCCGCGTGTACGTGCCCCGGGGGCGGGTCGACGAGCAGAACTTCGCGTCGGCGATGGCGCGCCTGGGCGCGTCCGACCATCCGCTGCGCCTGTTCTCGGAGGCGGCCCGGTGGGGCAGCGCCGCCGGGTCGCAGGCGGACTGGAACGTGGCGACCGAGAAGGTGAAGGGCGTGTACGACGACTGGCAGAACCGGTGGCTGTTCGACTGGTTCGACCGGCGTCAGTCGCTGCGGACCTCGTGGAGCGCGGTGCAGGACGAGATCAGTTCGCTCGCGGTGCTGCAGGCCACCACGCCCGACATGGGCGAACTCGCCTCGCTGCGCCAGATCGCGAAGGTGGAGTGCGTGGGGACGCGCACGGCGCTCGCGGTGCTGGGGGCGACGTACCAGCGTCAGTCGGCCCCGCCGCAGTTGTCGGCGGTGCGGCCTCGCTGGGTGACGGAGCTGGACGACGATCCGTACAACCCGAGCACGCGTGATCGTGGGGGCAAGCCCCCGCTGGAGTTCTTCGTCCCGCAGCGTGACACGCCGGCGGGGGAGGGGGGCGTGAAGGAGCCCTACGCGATCGACGTGGTGACGAGCGACCCGTCGCGTCCGCTGTCGCTTCGCCTGACGGACGACGTGTTCGTGCTGTACTCGTGGGGCTCCGACAACGCGAAGAACTTCGCGAAGCGGACGATGAACACGTCGTCGGTGGTGCAGGGAGCGGACTATCTCATCTGGCCGCCGGTCGTGAGCCTGCAGCGCCAGCACCTGATGGACCTGGGGCAACTGAAGTGAGCGCATCCGCCGGCGACGTGCACAAGGTGGTCATCATCGGATCCGGGCCCGCGGGCTGGACGGCGGCGATCTACGCCGCCCGGGCAGCCCTCGACCCGGTGGTCTACATCGGCGTGCCCAAGCAGGACCCCGGCCCGGTGCTGCCGGGCGGGCAGTTGATGCTGACCACCGAGGTGGAGAACTACCCCGGGTTCCCGCACGGGGTGATGGGCCCGGAGATGATGGACAAGTTCCGCGCCCAGGCCGAGCGGTTCAAGACGCGGGTGATCGAGGACGACATCGTCCGGTGCGACTTCACGACGCGTCCCTTCACGCTGCACGCGGGGGAGGGGGGCGTGGTGCGGGCCCACGCGGTGATCATCGCGACGGGCGCGACGGCGAACTGGCTGGGGCTGGAGAACGAGATGCGCCTGGCCCGCTCGGGCGGGGGCGTGTCGGCGTGCGCGGTGTGCGATGGCGCGCTGCCGATCTTCCGGGGGCAGGACGTCGCGATCGTGGGCGGGGGCGACACCGCGATGGAAGAGGGCTCGTACCTCACGAAGTTCGCGGGCACCGTGCACCTGGTGCACCGGCGCGACACGCTGCGCGCGAGCAAGATCATGCAGCAGCGGTTCCTGTCGCGTCCGAACGTGAAGGCCCACTGGAACAAGGTCGTGGTCGACGTGCTGGGGCAGGACGTCATCGAGGGGCTGCTGCTCGAGGACACCGTCACGGGCGAGCGGAGCACGCTTCCGGTGAAGGGGCTGTTCGTCGCGATCGGGCACACGCCGACGACCAGGTTCCTGCAGGGCACGACGCTGGAGTTCACCGACAAGGGCTACCTGATGCTGCGGTCGCGCTCGAGCCGCACGAACATCCCGGGCGTCTTCGGCGCGGGCGACGTGGCGGACAGCGAGTACCGCCAGGCCGTCACCGCCGCGGGCATGGGGTGCCAGGCGGCGTTGGACGCCGAGCGGTGGCTCGCGGCCGAGGGCATCCACTGAGCACCGGGGAGAGGGCAATGGCGCACGCGTCCCAGGGCGAGCCGCTGCGGCTGCACATCGGCGGGGAACACGCCGCGCCGGGCTGGAAGATCGTCAACATCGACCCCGCCCTGCCGCACGTCGACTTCGTCGGCAGCGCGACCGACCTCTCCGCGTTCGCCGACGCCACGGTCGACGAGGTGTACGGCTCGCACATCTACGAGCACCTGTCGTACAGCACCGAGCTGCTGCAGGCCTTCGGCGAGGTGCACCGCGTGCTGAAGCCGGGCGGGGTCTTCAAGCTCGGCGTGCCCGATCTGTCCGTGCTGTGCGCGCTGTTCCTCGATCCATCGCTCACGCGCGAGGAGCAGTTCTACGTGATGCGGATGATCTACGGCGGGCAGACCGACGCCTTCGACTACCACAAGGGCGGGTACAGCTTCGAGCTCATGGGCGAGTTCATGCACGCCGCGGGGTTCCGGCGCATCCAGAAGGTCGACGGGTTCAACCTGTTCCCCGACACGTCGAACATGACGTTCCGGGGCATGCCGATCAGCCTCAACATGCAGGGCGTCAAGCCCCGCCCGGGCGAGCCCGAGCACGCCGCCTGACGCGCGCGGGCGAACTCGCGTTCGCGGAGCAACGCCGGTAGCATGCGTCCCCGTTGGGGGAGGTGGCGTGATGCGGCACTGGGTGGCGGCGGCGGCGTGGCTGGTGGCGATCGCGTGCTTCGGCGGCGTGTCCCGGGCGGACGACGCGCCCACGCCGGTGCGCGCGGGGATCTTCATCGTGCAGTTGACCGAGCCCGACCTGCGCGCGGGCACGTTCCAGAGCGTCTTCTGGCTGTGGTTCCGCTGGCGGGGCGACGAGTCGCTGAACCCCATGCAGAAGTTCGAGGTGGTGGGCGGGCAGGTCGAGTCGCTCGACAACGAGGACGCCCGCACGCACGACGGCGAGCACTACCAGATCGCGCGGGTCCGCGCGACCATCCGCCAGACCTTCGACATCGCCCGGTTCCCGCAGGACGCCCACGACCTGCGCGTCGCGGTGGAGGAGACCACCGCCTCGGTGTCGGGCATCGTCTACGTGCCCGACGAGCTCAACAGCCGGCTGGAGCCGGGCGTCACGCTCTCCGGCTGGACGATCGGCGCCCCGCGCGTCGAGGCGGGCGAGAAGCTGTACGCGAGCAACTTCGGCGATCCGGCGCTGCCCAGCGAGTCCGAGTCGTCGTACGCGATGTTCTCGATCGTCGTGCCCGTGGCGCGCCCGGGCCTGGGGTACACGCTCAAGCTCTTCTGGTCGATGTACCTCTCGGTCTTCGTCGCGCTCGTCGCGTTCTGGATCAAGCCGACCGACCTCGACCCGCGCTTCGGGCTGGGCATCGGCGCCGTGTTCGCCGCCATGGCCAGCGCGTACGTCATTTCCTCGACACTGCCCGACAGCAACCAGGTCACGATCGCCGATCGCGTGGTGATGTGGTCGATCGCGTTCATCGTGGTCTCCCTCATCGAGTCCACGATCGCGCTGATGCTCTGTCACGCGGGCAACGAGGCACGCGCGATCCGCGTGGACAGGGCGTCGTTCGCGGTGATGGGGGCGGGCTACGCCCTCGTGAACGTCCTGCTGCTGTCGTGACGGGCTACCCCTCGGCGCGGACGAGGTCGGCCTCGCCCAGCAGGCGGAACTCCTTGCGCCGCAGGATCTGCCCCGCGAGGGTGAGGTCGTCGACGGCGAGCGCGATGTTGGCGTGCCCGCTGTAGCTCTGCATGAGCGGGTAGGCGAACTGGATCGAGAGCTCCGCCGCCAGCAGCGAGAGGCACATGCCCGACAGCGTGTGGGGCGGGGCGATCTCGACGACGAGCACCTCGCGCGAGCTGTACGGGAGTTCTTCACGCCGCAGGATCTCGGCGGCGGCGTCGGCATTGGTGGTGATCACGCGCACCACCGCGTGGTCCGACGCCTCGTGCACCGAGACGGCGCAGATCGACGATACCGACCCCTCGAAGGCCTGCACGAGGTCGAAGAGCTTGCCCACCTTGTTCGTCAGAAAGACGCTGTACTGCGTGACCGTGGGGGCGGAATAGCCGCGGGCGGTCTCGGGCGGAAGGGGCGCGTGCGTCATGGCGCAAAGTCCGAGAACGACGCGTCGGCGGGCGCCTGCCGGCCGGGCCCCACGCCCCCGCACCCCGCACCCCGCCAACCCCGGTCGTCGGGATGAGAGTACCCCGCACGCGGCGGAGGAACAACCGGGCGCCGGCACACCGCGCGGGCGGATGTGTCGCCGCGGGCGGCGTGGTCCGGGGGACGTCAGACCTGGAAGCTGCTGCCGCAGCCGCAGGTGCCCGAGGCGTTGGGGTTGTTGAAGACGAACCCGCGTCCCATGATCTCGTCGCGGAAGTCCACGGTGACCCCGTTGAGGTACAGCAGGCTCTTGGGGTCGCAGATGACCGTCACGCCGTGTTGGACCGACACTTCGTCGGTGTCCTTCTGGGTCTCGGTGAGGTCGAGCAGGTACTGAAAGCCCGAGCACCCCCCGCCCCGAACGCCGACGCGGAGGCGGACGGCCTCCTTGTTCAGCTCCTGTTCCTCGATGATCCGGTGGATCTCCTTCGCCGCCAACTCCGTCAGCACGATGCCCGTCTGCTGGGTGGCGTCCTGCGTCTGCGGTTCGGTGGTGTGCGTGGCCATGGGTTTCCCTGAGAAAAGTCGAACTGCTCAAACAAATTACGATCGGGGCGTGGCGACGGTTCAGGCCGAGGCGCCGGAGGGCGAGGCGGTCGTCTGGGCGTTCTTGGCCTTGTAGTCCTCGATGGCGGCCCGGATGGCGTCCTCGGCCAGGACCGAGCAGTGGATCTTGACCGGCGGGAGGCTGAGTTCCTCGACGATCATGGTGTTGCGGATCTCGGCGGCCTGGTCGACGGTGCGGCCCTTCAGCCACTCGGTGGCGAGCGAGGACGACGCGATGGCCGACCCGCAGCCGAAGGTCTTGAACTTGGCGTCCTCGATGACGCCCTGGTCGTTGACCTTGATCTGCAGTTGCATGACGTCGCCGCACTCGGGCGCGCCGACGAGGCCGACGCCGATGTCCTTGCGCGTCTTGATCTCGGCGCTGGTGCCGAAGTTGCCGACGTTTCGCGGGCGCTCGTAGTGATCAATGATCTTGGGGCCGTACGCCATGAGAGCCTCCGGAGGCGAATGGTCAAATGGTCAAATGGTCAAATGGTCAAATGGTCAAATGGTCAAATGGTCACGTGGTTCAGGGGGCGACATCCGGGTTGGGGGTGACGGGCAGGGCGATCGATACCCGAGGAAGCCGGGATCTTCGCCGCGGATCGGTCTTGTTCAGAATGGTCCCGAGGATGAGCTTGATCTCCGCGAGTTCGAGGAGCAACGGTTGGAGGCGTGAGTCGGGGATCCAGGCGCGCCGAACGACGAGGCGCAGCCAGAATCGGGTTTCGGCGAGTTCTTTCGCGGCGATCGCGAGGCACTTGCGGAAGTCCTTGTCGCTCATTGCCTGGTCCGCTTCGGCGCAGTTCGCGCCCACCGAGCAGGCGGCCGCGGCGAGCTGTTCGGCGAGTCGCGCGAAGCGACCTTCGGCCGCGAGCTGCTCCGCGACCGCCACGGCGCGATCCGCGAACGCTTCGGTTCGCTCGAGAAACTCCGCTCTCAGCCGACCCTTGCTCACCCCGCGTGCACTCCCGTCTCATTCTGCCGCATTTGCCCATTTGCCCATTTGCCCATTTTTCTAATGGTGCCCCCACTCGACCTTGCTCAGGTCGATGCCTTCCTTGTGCATGTCGTAGAGGGGCGACATCTCGCGGAGCCTGCGGACGGCCGCGATGATGAGCTCGGCCGCGGTGTCGACCTGCTCGCGCGTGGTCCACTTGCCCATGCTGAGGCGCAGCGACGAGTGCGCGAGTTCGTCCGACAGGTCGAGGGCCTTGAGGACGTAGCTGGGCTCCAGGCTGGCGCTGGTGCAGGCCGAGCCCGACGAGCACGCGATCTCCTTGACGGCCATCATGAGGCCCTCGCCCTCGACGAAGCCGAAGGAGATGTTCGCGAGGTGGGGGAGGCGCTTCGTGGGGTGCCCGTTCACCTGGCACGAGTCGAGCGCGCCGGTGACGAGGCGCTCGAGGTGCGTGCGGAGTTCGAGCAGGCGGGTGGCGTCGCGGTCCATCTCGGCGCGGGCGATCTCGCAGGCCTTGCCCATGCCGACGATGCCGGTGACGTTGAGGGTGCCGGAGCGGAAGCCGCGTTCCTGCCCGCCGCCGTCGACGAGCGGGGTGAGGCGCACGCGGGGCTTGCGACGCCGGACGTAGAGCACGCCCACGCCCTTGGGCCCGTAGATCTTGTGCCCGCTGAAGGAGAGCAGGTCGACGTTGTCGCGCTCGACATCAACGGGCATCTTGCCGGCCCACTGCGTCGCGTCGGTGTGGAGAAGCACGCCCTTCTCGTGGCAGAGCGCCCCGATCTGCGGGATCTCGTTGATCGTGCCGATCTCGTTGTTCGCCCACATCACGGAGACCAGGATCGTGTCCGGGCGCAGGGCGGCGCGGACGGCGTCGGCGGTGATGATGCCGTCGGGCCCGGGCTCCAGGAACGTGACCTCGTACCCCTCGCGCTGCAGGCGCTTGCAGGGGTCGAGGACCGCCTTGTGCTCGATCAGCCCGGTGACGATGTGCCCGCGTCCGGTCGAGCCCGCGGGCGCCCGCTCGTACATCTGGGCGACGCCGCGGATGGCGAGGTTGTTGGACTCGGTCGCGCCGGAGGTGAAGAGGATCTCTTTCTCGTCGGCGCCGAGCAAGGCGGCCACCTG encodes:
- a CDS encoding four helix bundle protein, translated to MSKGRLRAEFLERTEAFADRAVAVAEQLAAEGRFARLAEQLAAAACSVGANCAEADQAMSDKDFRKCLAIAAKELAETRFWLRLVVRRAWIPDSRLQPLLLELAEIKLILGTILNKTDPRRRSRLPRVSIALPVTPNPDVAP
- a CDS encoding methyltransferase domain-containing protein, giving the protein MAHASQGEPLRLHIGGEHAAPGWKIVNIDPALPHVDFVGSATDLSAFADATVDEVYGSHIYEHLSYSTELLQAFGEVHRVLKPGGVFKLGVPDLSVLCALFLDPSLTREEQFYVMRMIYGGQTDAFDYHKGGYSFELMGEFMHAAGFRRIQKVDGFNLFPDTSNMTFRGMPISLNMQGVKPRPGEPEHAA
- the trxB gene encoding thioredoxin-disulfide reductase — its product is MSASAGDVHKVVIIGSGPAGWTAAIYAARAALDPVVYIGVPKQDPGPVLPGGQLMLTTEVENYPGFPHGVMGPEMMDKFRAQAERFKTRVIEDDIVRCDFTTRPFTLHAGEGGVVRAHAVIIATGATANWLGLENEMRLARSGGGVSACAVCDGALPIFRGQDVAIVGGGDTAMEEGSYLTKFAGTVHLVHRRDTLRASKIMQQRFLSRPNVKAHWNKVVVDVLGQDVIEGLLLEDTVTGERSTLPVKGLFVAIGHTPTTRFLQGTTLEFTDKGYLMLRSRSSRTNIPGVFGAGDVADSEYRQAVTAAGMGCQAALDAERWLAAEGIH
- a CDS encoding iron-sulfur cluster assembly accessory protein; protein product: MATHTTEPQTQDATQQTGIVLTELAAKEIHRIIEEQELNKEAVRLRVGVRGGGCSGFQYLLDLTETQKDTDEVSVQHGVTVICDPKSLLYLNGVTVDFRDEIMGRGFVFNNPNASGTCGCGSSFQV
- the iscU gene encoding Fe-S cluster assembly scaffold IscU translates to MAYGPKIIDHYERPRNVGNFGTSAEIKTRKDIGVGLVGAPECGDVMQLQIKVNDQGVIEDAKFKTFGCGSAIASSSLATEWLKGRTVDQAAEIRNTMIVEELSLPPVKIHCSVLAEDAIRAAIEDYKAKNAQTTASPSGASA
- a CDS encoding IscS subfamily cysteine desulfurase, producing MATSPRIYLDHAATTPCDPRVVEAMLPYFTAKFGNPGSRNHQFGWEAEEGVDMARAQVAALLGADEKEILFTSGATESNNLAIRGVAQMYERAPAGSTGRGHIVTGLIEHKAVLDPCKRLQREGYEVTFLEPGPDGIITADAVRAALRPDTILVSVMWANNEIGTINEIPQIGALCHEKGVLLHTDATQWAGKMPVDVERDNVDLLSFSGHKIYGPKGVGVLYVRRRKPRVRLTPLVDGGGQERGFRSGTLNVTGIVGMGKACEIARAEMDRDATRLLELRTHLERLVTGALDSCQVNGHPTKRLPHLANISFGFVEGEGLMMAVKEIACSSGSACTSASLEPSYVLKALDLSDELAHSSLRLSMGKWTTREQVDTAAELIIAAVRRLREMSPLYDMHKEGIDLSKVEWGHH